CCATCCCGCCTGTTGCAGGAGCACCTGGGCTCAGATAAAAATTAACAGGGGAAGCTTGAGGATTCGGGTAATCTGCATATGGAGTTGGGTTGCTTCGCTCATCCTGCTCACGGACTATCCAGGCTTTTGGTTCCTCTTCCACACCGTTTTCCACTCCATGCAAGTACCGAGTAAACCAACGATTCATCATCGAAAAAGGTGGAGGTCCTCCATGCCCGTTTTGATGATAATAGATCTTTGCTGGTATTCCTTTCGCGCGAGCCGCGTCATAAATTCTATAGCTGTGCTCAGGCATGACGTTCCAATCATTGAAACCATGCGACATCAATAATGCGGCTTTCATTGGCTCCATGTCATTGAGGTAATCACGGCCAGCCCAGAAGTCATTATAGTCACCAGTAGCTCGATCCATGCCTTGGGCCATTTCTGTATCCCGGACGGTCTTATTGCTATACGCTCTTTTGGATTCATCACCACTATGGATGAAATCATACAATACATCAATGTCTTCTCCCAAATATCCTCCCGGTGATCGTACGAGTCCATTGGATCTGTAATAATGGTAATAGGATGTGTTGGGTGCGATGGGGATAATTGCTTCCAACCCTTCTACGCCTGTTGTTGCCGCAGCCAAGGGAAGTGTGCCGTTATAGGAAGTTCCTGTCATACCCACTTTTCCAGTGGACCAATAGGCAGACACTTTTTCATTTCCATCTGGCGTAGTATAGCCATTGTCTTTTCCTGTTAGCCATTCGATGACAGCCTTTGGTGCCAAAGATTCATTGTCACCACCGACGGTAGGTGAACCTTGTGATAATCCGGTTCCCGGAGAAGAGGAGTGAACCACGATGTATCCACGTGGTACCCATTGCATAATTTCGGAATTAGAGATGATCGGCCGCCCACCTGTTCGCACTACCTCAAACTTGTTTCTAGGAGGTGCCGGAGCTCCCAATTCATGTTTTACATCCCAAAAGATGGGAGCATTTCCTGCCGTGCCTGCATAATAAGGACTGCTGGCATAGATTACAGGAAGCTTAAGTCCCTCTGTCTCGGTTTGCTTCGGTCGGGTCACATCCACATGCATGCGGTCTTTTTTACCGTCACCATCTGTATCAAACTCCGTTTCCACCCAAAGATCAGTACGGATCCAATTGGAAGAATCTTTCAGTTCCGGGATGATTTGCGCTTCTCCATTTTCAAAAATAGGTTTGACTTGAGCGAGTAGAGAATGAGCTCCCATTCCGAAGAAAAGGAGAAAAAGTAAAGCTTGGTTGAGGGATTTCATAAAGCGTGAGTTCTTGATTTTATAAGGAAATTCAATATAAGGCTAAATGGCTTATACGAAGAGGTGCTTTTATAAGATTGCCTCTTTGATTAGATAAATGGTAAGGATTACAACCCCATAGATAAAGATCTGGCTTTACCTAGAGGGAGTTTCAGATTTACCTTTGATTCTTACAATTGATTTCTAATTCAGAAAATTCAGTACTGCTTGAGCAGCATGATAGCCACACATACCATGAACTCCCCCTCCTGGAGGCGATGAAGAGCTGCAAATAAAATAGGAGGTATTTGGTATTCTATAAGGATCAAAAAGGTTAACTGGCCGTGTATAGAGTTGTCTAAGATCTTGTATGCCACCGTTAATATCTCCACCAATATAATTGGGGTTATAGGTTTGCATATCTGCAGCATTCATCTTATTTCTTGACAGAATCAAGTCTTTAAATCCGGGAGCAAATCTCTCAATTTGGTCTTCGATCTGTTGGGTCATATCTCTGGTCGAACCGTTAGGGACATGGCAATAGCACCATACGGTATGTTTGCCTTCAGGTGCTCTTGATTGATCAAAAAAGCTTTGTTGCGTCAAAAGCACAAATGGCTTCTCAGGATGCTTGCCTTCAAATACTTGACTTTCAGCTTCTGCTATTTCTTCAAAAGTACCTCCTATGTGAACAGTGGCTGCTTTGCTACAATTTTCATCTTTCCATGGAATAGGGCCATCAAGTGCCAAATCAAGCTTAAAAACCCCTGGGCCATAACGGTAACTTTTAAGTTTTTTAGCGTAGGATTTAGGGATTTGATTCTCAGCAATAGAAAGGATTTGTTTAGGAGTAATGTCAAAAAGAACAGCCTTGGCTTCTGACAATTGGTCCACTGATGTAATCATTTTTCCTGTTTCAATTTCCCCTCCTAAATAGGTGAAATGCTCAGCTAAAGCATTGGAGAGTGATTGAGATCCGCCTTCTGGCAAAGGCCAGCCTACTGCATGACCTGCAGCACCTAAAACCAATGCAATAGCAGAAGTAGCGGTGTTATCTAAAGGTTGAATGGAGTGAGCAGCAAGTCCTGCAAACAGCGCCCTGCTTCTGTCTCCTTTAAATTTTGAGTTGACAAGCGAGGAAGCAGATCGAATGGCATTTAACCCAAATTTCGCAACTTTTATGGGGCTTTTGGGAATAGGATTAAATGGCCCAAGCAAATCTGGCAGCAGGTCATTAAAATCTTTGATGATTGGGGAAAAGAGTTTTAGATAAGCAGCGCTATCTATTCCAAGTTCACTTGCTGTCTTGTGGATATCCAGATCCATGATGACTGCAGGCTCGTTATCTAGGGGATGTGCTACTGGAAATCGAGGTGTAATCCATTTGAGTCCATATTTTTCCAAAGGAAGAGTTGTGAAAAATGGGGATGCCATCGCCATTGGGTGAATCGCGGAACAGACATCATGTTTGTATCCCGGAAGGGTCAAAAACTTTGTTCTTGCTCCTCCGCCCACGGTGTCGCTTGCCTCAATAATTTTAATTTTTTTACCCTTTTGAGCTAGAGCGATACCGGCTGCAAGTCCATTGGGACCTGATCCAACAATTATTGCATCGTATTGCTTATTCTTATCTACAACCTCCAAATGCTTTAAAATTCAATTTGTTCTTGTTTCCTTTTAGTTCTTATCTGTTTAATGATTGCATTTAGGTAACACCCTAGGACCACAAGCATAATTATTAAACTGGTAATATTTGAATCGAAGCCTAAATTGAAAGTGATATCATATAGGTCTAAATGAATTTCAAAGACAAACCATGCTATAAAATACAATCCACAAGTCACCGCAAATACCCACAACCAATTTATGGAAGCCCATTTTTTCTTTGTCTTATTTTCGGAATTAAGAACGTAAGGCATGAACAACAAGTAGATTGGTAAATTGCCTGTAAACTTAATATTCAGAATCAATAGATTCATTATGTGGAATAATATCGCAATGATTATAAACCATGAAAAGTATCTTTTATTCAAGAGCAAAAGAATAAATCCTAACTCAAATAAAACACCTACATAATCAAAAAATTCCCAGATAAATACAGATTGAACATTTAAAAATAAAGGTGCTAAAAGGTCATGGCGATCCCTAATGTAGTAATTATCAATAAAGTGATGTCTTACAGCTTGGGTATCAAATGATAACCAGTTGCCCATTAATTTTGGTAAGCCAGCAGTGAACATGCCAAATGCCAAAATGCTTGCTAATAAAAAAATAGGCCATCCATTCGATACTGGTTTACTTTTTCGCAGTGTTTTATCGATCGAATATTCAGACCCCCAACCAGCTATTCCCATGAAAAGGGGTATCCATATGGTGACCATCCAAGCATGATCTATTTTGCCAAATGAAAACTTGATAGTAAACAGAATTAGGTAAAGTAGGGTCAAACCTATGGAGCAAAACCTAGTATAAAACCCAAAGAGTACACACAGGTGAAAAAGCACCAGCAAGGACGAAAAGAGTCCTATGATAAAAGCTGGAGGAAACCCATCTAATAACTGAGCATAACTTAAGAAAGGTGGCTGAAAGATTAAGTCAGGATATTGAGCTAGATATCTAAAATCAGGAATCCCTAAAACAAAAATGATGAAAATGCTAAATACGATCCTATAGGCCCCCATAGCTTTGGGATCCATTCGATATTCATCGAATACTAAATGATCAAAATATGAAAGTATTTTACTCATTAGATTGTAATTCTATTTTAACATAATTGATCAATGTCCCCTCTTTTTCTAATTCGTTAGTGTTCAAGT
Above is a window of Algoriphagus machipongonensis DNA encoding:
- a CDS encoding HTTM domain-containing protein, giving the protein MSKILSYFDHLVFDEYRMDPKAMGAYRIVFSIFIIFVLGIPDFRYLAQYPDLIFQPPFLSYAQLLDGFPPAFIIGLFSSLLVLFHLCVLFGFYTRFCSIGLTLLYLILFTIKFSFGKIDHAWMVTIWIPLFMGIAGWGSEYSIDKTLRKSKPVSNGWPIFLLASILAFGMFTAGLPKLMGNWLSFDTQAVRHHFIDNYYIRDRHDLLAPLFLNVQSVFIWEFFDYVGVLFELGFILLLLNKRYFSWFIIIAILFHIMNLLILNIKFTGNLPIYLLFMPYVLNSENKTKKKWASINWLWVFAVTCGLYFIAWFVFEIHLDLYDITFNLGFDSNITSLIIMLVVLGCYLNAIIKQIRTKRKQEQIEF
- a CDS encoding Xaa-Pro dipeptidyl-peptidase, with the protein product MKSLNQALLFLLFFGMGAHSLLAQVKPIFENGEAQIIPELKDSSNWIRTDLWVETEFDTDGDGKKDRMHVDVTRPKQTETEGLKLPVIYASSPYYAGTAGNAPIFWDVKHELGAPAPPRNKFEVVRTGGRPIISNSEIMQWVPRGYIVVHSSSPGTGLSQGSPTVGGDNESLAPKAVIEWLTGKDNGYTTPDGNEKVSAYWSTGKVGMTGTSYNGTLPLAAATTGVEGLEAIIPIAPNTSYYHYYRSNGLVRSPGGYLGEDIDVLYDFIHSGDESKRAYSNKTVRDTEMAQGMDRATGDYNDFWAGRDYLNDMEPMKAALLMSHGFNDWNVMPEHSYRIYDAARAKGIPAKIYYHQNGHGGPPPFSMMNRWFTRYLHGVENGVEEEPKAWIVREQDERSNPTPYADYPNPQASPVNFYLSPGAPATGGMGLENMTTGKQETLVDNYSFPGSALAQADYTEHRLLYLSPVLKAPIHISGISTIKVKLASSKPAANLSVWLVSLPWTEGRNSKITDNIITRGWADPQNHASIRKGEPLVPGKFYEVSFDLQPDDQIIPAGQQIGLMIFSSDAEYTILPKPGTELTIDLNGTVLTLPVVGGKATVEKALQ
- a CDS encoding phytoene desaturase family protein, translating into MEVVDKNKQYDAIIVGSGPNGLAAGIALAQKGKKIKIIEASDTVGGGARTKFLTLPGYKHDVCSAIHPMAMASPFFTTLPLEKYGLKWITPRFPVAHPLDNEPAVIMDLDIHKTASELGIDSAAYLKLFSPIIKDFNDLLPDLLGPFNPIPKSPIKVAKFGLNAIRSASSLVNSKFKGDRSRALFAGLAAHSIQPLDNTATSAIALVLGAAGHAVGWPLPEGGSQSLSNALAEHFTYLGGEIETGKMITSVDQLSEAKAVLFDITPKQILSIAENQIPKSYAKKLKSYRYGPGVFKLDLALDGPIPWKDENCSKAATVHIGGTFEEIAEAESQVFEGKHPEKPFVLLTQQSFFDQSRAPEGKHTVWCYCHVPNGSTRDMTQQIEDQIERFAPGFKDLILSRNKMNAADMQTYNPNYIGGDINGGIQDLRQLYTRPVNLFDPYRIPNTSYFICSSSSPPGGGVHGMCGYHAAQAVLNFLN